Proteins co-encoded in one Octopus bimaculoides isolate UCB-OBI-ISO-001 chromosome 7, ASM119413v2, whole genome shotgun sequence genomic window:
- the LOC106877288 gene encoding 39S ribosomal protein L27, mitochondrial, whose translation MANLLGYCRLLTGVSRQIGLSDSVAVRWASKKAGSNTRNKVGSTPGKSRGLKKREGSFIHKDEVIFTQLGLRYYPGENVGLLRDKTLVALCDGKVMVSHEYLNPFPDSPLYEPVKKGVLIRKKFFHVIPIPLHAKFRLVSQI comes from the exons ATGGCCAACCTTTTAGGTTATTGTCGTTTATTGACAGGAGTTTCAAGACAAATTG GTTTGTCTGATAGCGTTGCTGTCAGATGGGCTTCAAAGAAGGCAGGAAGCAACACAAGAAACAAAGTTGGCAGCACACCTGGCAAAAGCAGGGGACTGAAAAAAAGAGAAGGTTCATTCATCCATAAAGACGAAGTAATTTTTACCCAGCTTGGACTGAGATATTATCCAGGAGAAAAT gTTGGTTTGCTGCGAGACAAAACGTTAGTGGCGTTATGTGATGGCAAAGTGATGGTATCCCATGAGTACCTTAATCCATTCCCTGATAGCCCTCTCTATGAACCTGTCAAAAAGGGTGTCCTTATACGGAAAAAATTCTTTCATGTTATCCCAATCCCACTACATGCCAAGTTTCGCTTAGTTTCCCAAAtctaa